From the Deinococcus hopiensis KR-140 genome, one window contains:
- a CDS encoding TetR/AcrR family transcriptional regulator, producing MPPPSPTRRRGIALEQAILRAAADELLAEGYAGFTMEEVARRAGTNKNTLYRRWPNRTALAFAAYQHLTVKHFTLPDTGDLREDILAILRGANQHWGSPLGAVIRSLLADAADNPDLLRQVIAHAAASGADLFVPLLKRAVTRGEARPEALQPRIAGVAIALLRHEYITSGISEVPDAVLTEIVDQVYLPLVQAVG from the coding sequence ATGCCACCTCCTTCCCCTACCCGACGACGCGGAATCGCCCTTGAACAGGCCATCCTCCGCGCAGCTGCCGATGAACTCCTTGCTGAGGGATACGCCGGTTTCACCATGGAAGAGGTGGCCCGGCGGGCAGGCACCAACAAAAACACGTTGTACCGCCGCTGGCCGAACCGGACGGCCCTCGCGTTCGCCGCCTACCAGCACCTCACGGTGAAGCACTTCACGCTGCCGGATACGGGGGATCTACGCGAGGACATTCTCGCCATCCTGCGGGGGGCCAACCAGCATTGGGGGTCCCCCTTGGGTGCAGTCATCCGGAGCCTGCTCGCGGATGCAGCGGACAATCCAGACCTGTTGCGTCAAGTGATTGCCCACGCGGCAGCGAGTGGAGCGGATTTATTTGTGCCCCTGCTGAAGCGGGCTGTTACGCGCGGTGAAGCGCGGCCCGAAGCACTCCAGCCACGCATAGCGGGGGTGGCCATTGCGCTCTTACGTCATGAGTACATCACCTCTGGGATATCCGAAGTGCCGGACGCCGTGCTCACTGAAATTGTGGATCAGGTGTACCTCCCCCTTGTTCAAGCCGTTGGTTAG
- a CDS encoding MerR family transcriptional regulator, whose product MQGRLIISRFALLTGLPPKTLRYYDEIGLLHPRWVEENTGYRYYSAAQISLGVRIRQWRQMDLPLEDIRQMLQSPAHANDVLRQHEQRLRHEIAARERALLHLRTSLQENTMEYRLEHLPTLQTLSIRTLLHPPHYEVIPEALQELMAYKKSQSYELAAPSFFVHHNEAEGEQGVVEICLPVTGGVEPQGRIEVRTFEGRPAFIGRFVGPYDKTGEAYTAVVEEALRRGLNITGSTAEIYVKSVPDIPDSNAYETDIAFFLQAE is encoded by the coding sequence ATGCAAGGACGACTGATCATCTCCCGTTTTGCCCTCCTCACTGGCCTTCCGCCGAAGACACTGAGGTACTACGACGAGATTGGTCTTCTCCATCCCCGATGGGTGGAGGAGAACACCGGGTACCGGTATTACAGCGCCGCTCAGATCAGTCTGGGCGTTCGCATCCGGCAATGGCGGCAGATGGACCTGCCCCTGGAGGACATTCGTCAAATGCTTCAGTCGCCCGCACATGCAAATGACGTATTGAGGCAACACGAGCAACGCCTCCGGCATGAGATTGCTGCCCGCGAGCGTGCTCTGCTCCACCTCCGCACGTCACTCCAGGAGAACACTATGGAATACCGCCTTGAACACCTCCCGACCCTTCAGACGCTGAGCATCCGCACCCTGCTTCACCCACCGCACTATGAGGTCATTCCAGAAGCACTTCAGGAGTTGATGGCCTACAAGAAGAGCCAGAGCTACGAACTCGCTGCCCCCAGCTTTTTCGTGCACCACAATGAAGCTGAAGGCGAGCAGGGCGTGGTGGAGATCTGCCTTCCCGTGACAGGCGGAGTTGAGCCTCAGGGCCGAATCGAGGTGCGTACCTTTGAGGGCCGTCCTGCGTTCATCGGGCGCTTTGTGGGACCGTATGACAAAACGGGGGAAGCGTACACCGCTGTGGTGGAGGAGGCCCTGCGACGGGGACTGAACATCACGGGGAGTACCGCCGAGATCTATGTGAAGAGCGTTCCAGATATACCCGATTCCAATGCCTATGAGACGGACATCGCCTTCTTCCTTCAAGCCGAGTAA
- a CDS encoding IS5 family transposase: MPFGTYDSDVTDAEWELLEEVWPSRPKRGAPPIWHPRLILDAILYVLRGGIAWRALPHDFPPWETVYYHFRTMRLTGVWERTNDQLRRIYREHIGRTAEVHAAIIDSQSSKTTENGGVRGFDGNKKIKGRKRHILVDTLGLLLKVVVHPADLADRQGGRLLVEAVKGQFPGLKKIWSDQGYTGEFKRWASQELQVDFEVVYPWWRQLKRYAPDILEAQGIDPKAFHVLPRRWVVERSFACMGRNRRLSKDFEVLPETTETWCYLAMSRLVLHRLAQR; this comes from the coding sequence ATGCCCTTTGGAACCTACGACTCCGACGTAACGGATGCCGAATGGGAACTCCTTGAAGAGGTCTGGCCCTCTCGTCCAAAGCGAGGCGCACCTCCCATATGGCACCCTCGGCTTATTCTGGATGCAATCTTATACGTTCTACGAGGAGGGATTGCCTGGAGAGCCCTTCCGCATGACTTCCCGCCTTGGGAAACCGTGTATTACCACTTTCGTACGATGCGTCTGACAGGCGTCTGGGAACGGACCAATGACCAACTCAGACGCATATACCGCGAACATATTGGACGAACTGCTGAGGTGCATGCTGCGATCATTGACAGCCAGAGCAGCAAAACCACGGAAAACGGCGGTGTCAGAGGATTCGACGGCAATAAAAAGATCAAGGGTCGGAAACGCCATATCCTGGTGGATACGCTTGGACTCCTGTTGAAAGTCGTCGTCCACCCTGCCGATCTTGCAGATCGGCAGGGTGGACGTTTATTGGTAGAGGCGGTGAAAGGTCAATTCCCTGGTTTGAAGAAGATCTGGTCAGATCAGGGATACACTGGTGAGTTTAAGCGTTGGGCCAGTCAGGAGCTACAAGTGGATTTTGAAGTCGTGTATCCCTGGTGGCGACAGTTGAAGCGCTATGCTCCCGACATCCTCGAGGCACAGGGGATTGACCCGAAGGCCTTCCATGTTCTTCCGAGACGTTGGGTTGTCGAACGATCATTTGCATGCATGGGCCGGAACCGCCGTTTATCAAAAGACTTTGAGGTATTACCCGAAACGACAGAAACCTGGTGCTATCTCGCCATGAGTCGCTTGGTTCTCCATCGTCTCGCACAGCGGTGA
- a CDS encoding CPBP family intramembrane glutamic endopeptidase has protein sequence MTLTLKRPRLLPAITRLVSLGLIGVVSSYPLIHKFVEKALQNPDAASKVPQGVSTETLTALALINPALLTLGSTALGAVLAPKVGLHSVLSGQSGARFTRRDAGAGLLTGVTTAVLLAGLDLLTRPLLGEAGAKLSLDAPRSLTDTLGGMLYGGITEELLLRWGVMTLLTWLGWRFLQRDGQPPRAAVMWGAITVAAVLFGVGHLGAVATLVDLTPAVVSRTVLLNMIGGMAFGYLYWRRNLETAMLAHTCWHVTVTLISLMK, from the coding sequence ATGACTTTGACGCTGAAACGCCCCCGTCTACTTCCTGCGATCACGCGCCTCGTCAGCCTTGGGCTCATTGGTGTGGTCAGCAGTTATCCCTTGATTCACAAGTTCGTGGAAAAAGCCCTGCAGAACCCAGATGCTGCTTCCAAAGTCCCACAAGGCGTGTCCACGGAGACCCTCACTGCCCTGGCGCTGATCAATCCTGCACTTCTGACGCTCGGCAGCACCGCATTGGGAGCTGTCCTTGCGCCCAAAGTAGGCCTGCATTCGGTGCTCAGTGGTCAATCAGGAGCACGCTTTACCCGGCGGGATGCAGGAGCAGGACTCCTGACGGGCGTCACGACGGCCGTCCTCTTGGCCGGGCTCGATCTCCTCACGCGTCCACTCCTTGGGGAGGCCGGTGCAAAGTTGAGTCTGGATGCACCGCGTTCACTGACCGACACTCTGGGAGGCATGTTGTATGGGGGAATCACCGAGGAGCTGCTGCTGCGGTGGGGCGTGATGACCCTCCTCACCTGGTTGGGGTGGCGGTTCCTCCAGCGGGATGGGCAACCACCCAGGGCAGCCGTCATGTGGGGAGCCATCACGGTTGCAGCAGTCCTGTTCGGCGTCGGGCATCTTGGGGCAGTAGCCACACTTGTGGACCTGACTCCGGCCGTCGTCTCTCGGACCGTCCTCCTGAACATGATCGGCGGGATGGCGTTCGGTTACCTGTATTGGCGACGGAATCTCGAAACAGCCATGCTGGCCCACACGTGCTGGCATGTGACCGTGACCTTGATCAGCTTGATGAAGTAA
- a CDS encoding ArsR family transcriptional regulator, whose amino-acid sequence MKFQRILTTHEELRIFADPVRLMLFRLLISREATLTQLARALGLKPNLVHYHLKKLLAIELVQTVRHDDEGKYYRATFLNVGVAPDLRFSDEADPSALAPEQPPAIDPDAINDRNQAHHGLLNLTDEQQRTLLSEINALLERYQNSQTSQGIPRAVTIALVALPGTRTPTDIAEGTP is encoded by the coding sequence ATGAAGTTTCAGCGCATTCTGACCACCCACGAAGAGCTGCGGATATTCGCCGACCCCGTGCGCCTCATGCTCTTCCGGCTGTTGATTTCTCGAGAAGCGACCCTTACCCAACTCGCACGGGCCCTGGGTCTTAAGCCCAATCTCGTTCACTATCACCTCAAAAAACTGCTCGCAATCGAGCTGGTGCAGACGGTCCGGCATGACGACGAAGGCAAGTATTACCGCGCTACCTTCCTCAACGTGGGTGTGGCTCCGGACCTCCGCTTTAGTGATGAGGCCGACCCTTCTGCCCTTGCACCCGAACAACCCCCTGCGATCGATCCTGATGCGATCAACGATCGTAACCAAGCACATCACGGTCTCCTGAACCTGACCGACGAGCAGCAACGCACCTTGTTGAGCGAAATCAACGCGCTGTTGGAACGCTACCAAAACTCGCAAACGTCCCAAGGAATTCCACGTGCCGTCACTATCGCCCTCGTTGCCCTTCCAGGCACGAGGACTCCGACGGATATAGCCGAGGGAACACCATGA
- a CDS encoding IS6 family transposase, whose protein sequence is MSGQKLPGDRFPLAVIGYAVWLYHRFPLSDRDVEELLLERGICVTRESIRTWCINFSHLFAQGLRHREPRRGSQWHLDEMCVDVGGVKHWLWRAVDEHGAVLDVLLQQHRDTEAAKSFFSRLLSEYDVPEIIHTDKLWSSGAALRELPVLHAVEHVQVISSARCNNLIEQSHRPTRRQERQQWGFRSRQRAQGFLDLHTRVSNLHHSARSAIPASQRRSHKEEAFKTWQQVVQQAA, encoded by the coding sequence TTGAGCGGTCAGAAGCTCCCCGGCGACCGGTTCCCCCTCGCGGTCATCGGCTACGCCGTATGGCTCTACCACCGATTTCCCCTGAGCGACCGCGATGTCGAAGAACTTCTGCTGGAGCGGGGTATCTGCGTGACGCGTGAATCCATCCGCACGTGGTGCATCAACTTCAGCCATCTCTTCGCCCAGGGCCTCCGTCACCGGGAACCACGTCGTGGTTCCCAGTGGCACCTTGATGAAATGTGCGTGGACGTCGGCGGTGTCAAACACTGGCTGTGGCGGGCGGTCGACGAACACGGAGCCGTGTTGGACGTCTTGTTGCAGCAACACCGAGACACGGAAGCCGCCAAATCGTTCTTCTCCCGGCTGCTGAGTGAGTACGACGTGCCGGAGATCATTCACACCGACAAGCTCTGGAGCTCTGGTGCGGCCCTGCGTGAACTCCCCGTGCTCCACGCTGTGGAGCACGTCCAGGTGATCTCCTCTGCCCGTTGCAACAATCTGATCGAGCAATCCCACCGCCCCACACGACGGCAGGAACGTCAGCAGTGGGGGTTCAGGTCACGACAACGAGCGCAGGGCTTCCTCGACCTGCACACCCGAGTCTCGAACCTTCACCATTCCGCTCGCTCCGCCATCCCTGCTTCCCAGCGCCGTTCTCACAAAGAAGAGGCCTTCAAGACGTGGCAGCAGGTCGTGCAACAGGCGGCCTGA
- a CDS encoding TetR/AcrR family transcriptional regulator produces MDETGPIGRRERKKLDTWRAIRQTALRLITERGYSNVSLDDIAEAADVSRATLFNYFRSKEAMLFDADPEEQIHWEHFMAGRPADEHPWASLEAFFLDYTGGYEAKLRLQKQLQNEAPTLDQAKQGVSVRLHTFLSTWLQSRLTDQGKNPDEAEFLLGVAFVAMGTAFGRWNATQDFKVFHDLIRSAFHWAGQGLLSS; encoded by the coding sequence GTGGACGAGACAGGACCCATCGGACGACGAGAACGCAAGAAGCTCGATACCTGGCGGGCCATCCGCCAGACCGCGCTGCGCCTCATCACCGAACGTGGATACAGCAACGTCAGCCTCGACGACATCGCCGAAGCGGCAGATGTCTCTCGCGCCACCCTGTTCAACTACTTCCGGTCGAAGGAAGCCATGCTGTTCGACGCTGACCCTGAAGAACAGATCCACTGGGAACACTTCATGGCCGGCCGTCCCGCCGACGAACACCCCTGGGCCTCCCTCGAAGCCTTCTTTCTCGATTACACCGGCGGGTACGAAGCCAAACTCAGGCTGCAAAAGCAATTGCAGAATGAGGCACCGACCCTGGACCAAGCCAAGCAAGGCGTCAGCGTGCGCTTGCACACCTTTCTTTCCACCTGGCTGCAGTCCCGACTGACCGACCAGGGCAAGAATCCCGACGAAGCCGAGTTTCTGTTGGGCGTCGCCTTTGTTGCAATGGGAACCGCCTTCGGCCGGTGGAACGCGACTCAGGACTTCAAGGTCTTCCACGACCTGATCCGCAGCGCCTTCCACTGGGCTGGCCAGGGCTTGCTGTCTTCCTGA
- a CDS encoding SDR family oxidoreductase, translating into MSKVWFITGVSRGFGEEFARAALERGDKVAGTARRLETVEGLKAYGDAFLPIQLDVTDRAADMAAVQQAKVHFGQLDVVVNNAGYGHFGFFEEITEEEARAQMETNLFGAMWVTQAAVPIMREQGHGHIIQISSIGGVAAFPSLGIYHASKWALEGMSEALAQEVAGQGIKVTLVEPGSYGTDWGGDSASHSASNPQYDGFRQAMAQNRGQSQTGDPKAAAQALLKVVDSETPPLRIMFGGQAFDIAQGLYAKRVQTWKDWETVSREAQG; encoded by the coding sequence ATGTCAAAAGTCTGGTTCATTACAGGAGTGTCCCGTGGGTTTGGAGAAGAGTTCGCCCGTGCCGCGCTGGAACGCGGCGATAAGGTTGCCGGAACGGCGCGGCGTCTGGAGACGGTGGAAGGCCTGAAGGCCTACGGTGACGCCTTCCTGCCAATCCAGCTGGACGTGACGGACCGTGCCGCGGACATGGCCGCCGTCCAGCAGGCCAAGGTCCACTTCGGCCAGTTGGACGTGGTGGTGAACAACGCCGGGTACGGGCATTTCGGCTTCTTCGAGGAGATCACCGAAGAGGAGGCGCGTGCCCAGATGGAGACCAACCTGTTCGGCGCGATGTGGGTCACGCAGGCAGCGGTGCCGATCATGCGTGAGCAGGGCCACGGACACATCATTCAGATTTCCAGCATCGGGGGTGTGGCCGCCTTCCCGAGCCTGGGCATCTACCACGCCTCAAAGTGGGCGCTGGAAGGGATGAGCGAAGCGCTGGCGCAGGAAGTCGCGGGGCAGGGCATCAAGGTGACCCTGGTGGAACCCGGCTCCTACGGAACGGACTGGGGCGGCGACTCGGCCAGCCATTCAGCGTCAAACCCACAGTACGACGGGTTCCGGCAGGCGATGGCTCAAAACAGAGGACAGTCTCAGACAGGCGATCCAAAAGCGGCCGCCCAGGCCCTCCTGAAGGTCGTGGACAGTGAAACCCCCCCGTTGCGGATCATGTTCGGTGGGCAGGCCTTCGACATCGCCCAGGGCCTCTACGCCAAGCGGGTCCAGACCTGGAAGGACTGGGAGACTGTGTCGCGCGAGGCGCAGGGCTGA
- a CDS encoding NADPH-dependent FMN reductase, translating into MPRIGVIIGSTRPTRFADQVITWLAPFLAERQDLQFETLDLRDFDLPFFNERASNAYAPTQNAEGVRWQETLAGYDGFIFLVAEYNHAPTAVLKNALDYAYPEWRRKPAALVGYGGVGGARAIEQLRLILVELQMAPLRHAVHIAGSDFYAALKGEQQLEGMTYLNSSVEAMLDDLTWWTKVLEAGRATHGQ; encoded by the coding sequence ATGCCCCGTATCGGCGTGATCATCGGCAGCACCCGGCCAACACGTTTCGCGGATCAGGTCATCACCTGGCTGGCACCCTTCCTGGCCGAGCGTCAGGATCTCCAGTTCGAAACGCTCGACCTGCGCGACTTCGATCTGCCGTTCTTCAACGAACGCGCCTCCAATGCCTACGCTCCTACGCAGAACGCTGAGGGTGTTCGTTGGCAAGAGACGCTCGCGGGCTATGACGGCTTCATCTTCCTGGTCGCCGAGTACAACCATGCGCCGACCGCCGTGCTGAAGAACGCGCTTGACTATGCCTATCCGGAGTGGCGGCGCAAACCGGCCGCTCTCGTGGGCTACGGCGGTGTCGGCGGAGCACGCGCCATTGAGCAACTGCGGCTCATCCTGGTGGAGTTGCAGATGGCTCCGCTGCGGCACGCGGTGCATATTGCTGGATCTGACTTTTACGCCGCATTGAAAGGAGAGCAGCAGCTGGAGGGTATGACCTATCTGAATTCCAGTGTCGAGGCGATGCTCGACGACCTCACCTGGTGGACGAAGGTGCTGGAAGCGGGTCGAGCAACGCACGGCCAGTAA
- a CDS encoding HU family DNA-binding protein, whose product MTKKSPKNAVAAAPTASTGGKIGKAQLVETVADKTGLTKKQSEQAVSAMLDRVLTALQGGQNVTLPGLGTFSVKATGVRPGTSEKIQIPAGRKVSYKVASSLKESVNG is encoded by the coding sequence ATGACGAAAAAGAGCCCGAAAAACGCCGTCGCAGCCGCTCCTACTGCCAGCACGGGGGGCAAGATCGGCAAGGCTCAACTTGTGGAGACGGTGGCCGACAAGACCGGCCTGACCAAGAAGCAGAGTGAGCAGGCTGTCAGCGCGATGCTGGACCGGGTGCTCACGGCCCTGCAGGGGGGGCAGAACGTGACGCTCCCCGGACTGGGGACCTTCAGCGTGAAGGCCACCGGCGTGCGCCCTGGCACCTCCGAGAAGATCCAGATCCCCGCCGGCAGGAAGGTCAGTTACAAGGTCGCCAGCAGCCTGAAGGAAAGCGTCAACGGCTGA
- a CDS encoding transposase: MRGLHVVMLYICCGDLRSPWGIKIWRGKGTPSPADLALRLVRQLPLEVRSRAKRVHLLADAGFGSAAFMSDLQALGLEFTVGMRADRLTVDGQRLKDITAQQRRVFFQGLSDLPLWLYWIWLHAKQEERQEQRFLVFSQRRTPRTAKQTGRRRWKIGALFKTLKSRFTFSKFGQKLSSRQLHFFVVSVEEKDLPRLQGFR; this comes from the coding sequence GTGCGTGGCCTGCATGTCGTCATGCTCTACATCTGTTGTGGTGATCTCCGCTCGCCCTGGGGGATCAAGATCTGGCGTGGGAAAGGAACACCCTCTCCGGCAGACCTGGCATTGCGGCTGGTCCGGCAGCTTCCCCTGGAAGTGCGCTCCAGAGCCAAACGGGTTCATCTTCTCGCCGATGCCGGGTTTGGCAGTGCCGCCTTCATGTCTGACCTCCAGGCATTGGGGCTGGAATTTACCGTGGGAATGCGGGCAGACCGGCTGACCGTGGACGGTCAGCGTCTGAAAGACATCACAGCGCAACAGCGTCGCGTCTTTTTCCAGGGTCTGTCAGACCTGCCGCTGTGGCTGTACTGGATCTGGCTTCACGCCAAACAGGAGGAACGACAGGAACAACGTTTTCTCGTGTTCTCCCAGCGTAGGACCCCCAGAACCGCGAAGCAAACAGGTCGGCGCAGGTGGAAAATCGGGGCACTCTTCAAAACCTTGAAGAGCCGCTTTACTTTCAGCAAATTCGGCCAGAAGCTCAGTAGTCGACAACTCCACTTTTTTGTCGTTTCAGTGGAGGAAAAGGACTTGCCAAGACTTCAAGGATTTCGTTGA
- a CDS encoding sensor domain-containing diguanylate cyclase — protein sequence MSGAPVPPDEAARLLDLAQYHILDTAREEVFDRITRLAARLLRVPVAVVNFVDVDRQWGKAMVGLDDTEAPREYSFCAWAILQDTPFVVPDATADPRFTDNPMVTGEPHIHMYAAAPLVTPRGHRIGTLCITDDQPHPLDEEDLRALQDLAATAISELELRSHVQRLQQQVGAQAEREADLQRNLAHAQTLEAVHELMDLPLSPEDSAHQAAGLIGQAIHADWTGLVIFENGKPHIQRVYGEADLHPLLFELANHLNLSDRSVTHTLKDLKAPFYLDVYREHPEARPAFIEAGLQAAAWIPLGTWQGKTFLMLTLRADQERELPWRGSDRTLLEAAGRSVRAALYERARMEASLESAREDALTSVLNRRAFDEDLEQCQSLGEAFTLALMDLDGFKGLNDTEGHAQGDKVLQLFAGALKAELQGQGKVYRLGGDEFVLLLPGAWAAEDVDEMVDVAVPAAQQACVSRIGASVGVAKAGEAGTCMELIKLADARMYEVKRRRKALRTERKV from the coding sequence ATGTCAGGAGCGCCGGTCCCCCCAGATGAAGCTGCCCGCTTGTTAGACCTCGCGCAGTACCACATCCTCGATACTGCCCGCGAAGAAGTCTTTGACCGTATCACCCGCCTCGCTGCCCGGCTCCTCCGCGTGCCCGTCGCCGTCGTCAACTTCGTGGACGTGGACCGACAATGGGGCAAGGCCATGGTCGGCCTTGACGACACTGAAGCGCCCCGTGAGTACTCCTTCTGCGCCTGGGCCATCTTGCAGGACACCCCCTTCGTCGTTCCCGACGCTACCGCCGATCCCCGGTTTACAGACAATCCGATGGTCACGGGCGAACCGCACATCCACATGTATGCGGCTGCTCCGCTCGTCACGCCGCGCGGGCACCGTATCGGGACGCTGTGCATCACCGACGATCAACCTCATCCTCTGGATGAGGAGGACCTCCGTGCCCTGCAAGACCTTGCTGCCACCGCTATAAGCGAGCTGGAACTCCGTAGTCATGTCCAACGGCTCCAACAGCAGGTGGGGGCACAGGCCGAGCGCGAGGCGGACCTGCAGCGCAACCTCGCCCACGCGCAAACGCTCGAAGCCGTCCATGAACTCATGGACCTGCCCCTCTCGCCGGAAGACTCGGCCCACCAAGCGGCGGGCCTGATCGGGCAGGCCATTCACGCGGACTGGACGGGGCTGGTCATCTTCGAGAACGGCAAGCCTCACATCCAGCGGGTGTACGGAGAGGCGGACCTGCACCCTCTGTTGTTCGAACTGGCAAACCACCTCAACCTCAGTGACCGGAGCGTCACGCATACCCTGAAAGACCTGAAAGCGCCGTTCTATCTGGATGTGTACCGGGAACATCCCGAGGCCCGACCTGCGTTTATTGAGGCAGGCCTCCAGGCCGCGGCATGGATTCCGCTGGGTACGTGGCAGGGCAAGACGTTCCTGATGCTGACCTTGCGGGCAGATCAGGAGCGGGAATTGCCCTGGAGGGGAAGTGACCGGACCCTGCTGGAAGCAGCGGGGCGGAGCGTGCGGGCCGCACTGTACGAACGGGCGAGGATGGAGGCTTCTCTTGAGTCAGCCAGGGAGGACGCCTTGACGAGCGTGCTGAACCGCCGCGCCTTCGATGAAGACCTGGAACAGTGTCAGAGCCTGGGCGAAGCCTTCACGCTCGCCCTAATGGATTTGGACGGATTCAAGGGACTCAACGACACTGAGGGGCATGCGCAGGGCGACAAGGTGCTGCAACTCTTCGCGGGTGCGCTGAAAGCAGAGCTCCAGGGCCAGGGCAAGGTGTACCGGTTGGGAGGCGATGAGTTCGTGCTGCTGCTGCCGGGAGCGTGGGCGGCTGAGGACGTGGATGAGATGGTGGATGTGGCGGTCCCTGCGGCTCAGCAGGCGTGTGTGAGCCGGATTGGGGCCAGCGTTGGGGTAGCGAAGGCGGGAGAAGCAGGAACATGCATGGAGCTGATCAAGTTGGCAGATGCGCGGATGTACGAGGTCAAGCGCCGCCGCAAGGCACTCCGCACCGAGCGAAAAGTGTAA
- a CDS encoding GAF domain-containing protein, producing MPRVPQPPDEYVRLMNLAQYGILDTLPEASFDRITRLAALLLHTPIAAINFVDQFRQWSKSAVGVPDTNSSRDDSFCAWTILQDTPMVVENASVDPRFAENPMVTGGPHIHMYAGAPLVTPAGHRVGSLCVIDDRPHPLTSTDLQALQDLADLVVSELELRVRNEYLSRTLGAKDQFLQDMQRSLKHAQVLESVNELMDFALSPEDMTLSASALIGEALQADYTGLLRFEGKSLRIEAGYQHPRVPAVVLDVPNQLPSWPQSVTRTLRDATAPLYLDDYPAHPRAIKQVVDAGIQ from the coding sequence ATGCCCCGCGTACCCCAGCCGCCAGATGAGTATGTCCGTCTGATGAACCTCGCTCAATATGGCATTCTGGACACCCTTCCAGAAGCGTCCTTTGACCGCATCACCCGTCTGGCGGCGCTCCTTCTCCACACGCCCATCGCGGCCATCAACTTCGTTGATCAATTCCGACAGTGGAGTAAATCTGCCGTCGGCGTGCCTGACACCAACTCCTCTCGCGACGACTCTTTCTGCGCCTGGACCATCCTGCAGGACACCCCCATGGTGGTGGAAAACGCCTCTGTTGACCCCCGTTTCGCCGAGAACCCCATGGTTACGGGCGGACCGCACATTCACATGTACGCTGGTGCCCCACTGGTCACCCCTGCTGGTCACCGGGTGGGCAGCCTCTGCGTTATTGATGACCGCCCACATCCGCTCACGTCAACAGACCTCCAAGCGCTTCAGGACCTGGCGGATCTCGTGGTCAGCGAGCTGGAACTACGTGTCCGGAACGAGTACCTGAGCCGTACGCTGGGCGCGAAGGATCAATTCCTGCAGGACATGCAGCGGAGTCTGAAGCACGCGCAGGTTCTGGAGAGTGTGAATGAGCTGATGGACTTCGCGCTCTCCCCAGAAGACATGACGTTGTCCGCTTCTGCCCTGATTGGTGAAGCGTTGCAAGCGGACTACACGGGACTGCTCCGCTTTGAGGGGAAGTCCTTGAGGATAGAGGCGGGATATCAGCATCCCCGGGTTCCCGCTGTTGTCCTCGATGTTCCCAACCAGTTGCCCTCCTGGCCTCAGAGTGTGACGCGAACGCTCCGAGACGCCACTGCACCGCTCTACCTGGACGACTACCCGGCACATCCCAGAGCCATCAAACAGGTGGTAGACGCCGGCATCCAGTAG
- a CDS encoding GGDEF domain-containing protein → MAWFPLGTHGNITSLLMAVRLKDHPVPNWRTSDQALITAVGRSVQNALDRYTAVDLAQQQARRDALTGLLNRRAFDEDLAAQERLHVPFSVALMDLDGLKGVNDLEGHEQGDKLLRVFATTLSVELGEQARAYRLGGDEFMVLLLDLEEEGLQEAVDVAVLAGKQVAHLKGASLGLARSDEASGATLVALADQRMYEVKRRRQALRAEVLR, encoded by the coding sequence ATGGCGTGGTTTCCTCTGGGAACCCACGGTAACATCACGTCGCTCCTCATGGCTGTCCGGCTCAAGGATCATCCTGTACCCAACTGGCGGACCAGTGACCAGGCCTTGATTACGGCGGTCGGGCGCAGTGTTCAAAACGCCCTCGACCGCTATACCGCCGTGGACTTGGCCCAGCAGCAAGCCCGGCGGGACGCCCTGACGGGACTGCTCAACCGGCGTGCTTTTGACGAGGACCTGGCTGCACAAGAGCGCCTGCACGTCCCTTTTTCCGTGGCGTTGATGGACCTGGACGGACTCAAGGGCGTGAATGACTTGGAGGGTCATGAGCAAGGAGACAAGCTGCTGCGCGTCTTTGCAACGACCCTGTCGGTCGAGCTTGGGGAGCAGGCACGCGCCTACCGTCTAGGCGGAGACGAGTTCATGGTGCTGCTTCTGGACTTGGAAGAGGAAGGGCTCCAAGAGGCGGTGGACGTGGCGGTGCTCGCAGGCAAGCAGGTAGCCCACCTGAAGGGAGCGAGCCTCGGTCTGGCGCGGAGTGATGAAGCGTCTGGGGCAACTCTGGTCGCCCTGGCAGATCAGCGGATGTATGAGGTCAAACGGCGTAGGCAAGCCTTGCGTGCGGAAGTACTGCGCTGA